AATTGCTCCCGAAAAAACAACAATCTCTCTTTAGTATCGTAGCAACGCAGAAATACCTTGTTATGAGAAATCTGTAAAATCTCTTCCTGAACAAAGTGCCGTTCAAAGACTTCAAATTCTTTGTTTAATTTATGTAATCTCTTGTATTCTTTTAATGAAATTTCTGCCAGTATAACATCAGTCACAGCCTGCAGGCTAAAGATACTTTTATTGTTTCTGGTTCGCAGGAAATGAGGAGTAATAAGCGACTTAGAATTGTAAAAACCTGTGGTCACTATATTTTCCTTTTCACAGGCATTGCATCGATGCAGTATTCCGGATAATAATACATATTCTGAATTGTTTACCTGACCTTCAGAAAATATATGACTTCCCTTATCCAGCCTCCTTATCTTGCATTTGTCATAAAATATCTGTTTCGAAATTTGGGATTTTACACCGTGCTTATTCAATATACGCTCCAGTTCCCTTCTTATTTTTCCCTTTGTATAAGAGTAGTTTTCATTTATCTTTTCCCCAAAATTTTCCATAGTTGATTATCTTTAAACTTTATATCGTATTAAATTTTAATACATGATTGAAGAAACAAGCTCTGCTAACAGGGCTTTAATCTGGATTATTCCTTCGAACGAATGGTTGGTTATGTAAACTATCATTGTCAGAATTCTTAAATGCAATAGCGCAGGCGTTAGTGTCTGTATGTGCAGGATTGAATTAACAACCAATTCCTCTTAACAACTAAATATACATAAAACATCCATTCAAAATAAAATTATTTAACCTAAATAGGTTAAACAATTCCTTCAACATCTATTTTATTTCTAAAATTCACAATAAAGGCTATCTTAAAAGACAGCCTTTATAATTTCCACCGGAAGTAATGTGTCTCCTATATCTTACGCAGATATCCGGGTTTATTCATTGCATTATCAAGGGAATAAGGTCCCGAACCAATAATAAAAAATACAATAAGTAATACCAGTACAATCAAAGAAAACCAGAATTCAGAATTCAGAAAACTAAATCCATCTGTAATATTGACAAAGAAAACCGCACCAAGTAGTATGGGTATCTGAAATGCAACGGCTAGCCGTGTAGATAGCCCTAAAGCAATAAACAACCCTCCTACCAGATGAGCAAATGCTACATAGTGGACTGCAGACCATATGGATAACTGAAAGTTGGTTTTTTGAATGAGCCGGGACACGGAATCCGTATCCATAATAAAACTCACTCCTTTTGCAAAGATCACAATTCCTAATGCGATTCTTAGTACGTCTAGCCAACGGGGATGATGGGCATCTCCCCAGTGCTCAATCTTGCTTACCAGGTTCATAATAACCTCCTTTTTAATGAGTTATATAAAGTTAACAATAAAATTTGCGCAAATCCTCAGTTTTATTGTAACATTTACGGACAAGCGAAACATTAAAAAGTAAAACCATAAAAAAAAACCATAAAAAAAGAAGACGCCCGAAGCGGGGAACTTCGGGCGTCTTTCTAACCAATTATTAACCTAAATTATGAAAAGTACTGATATAACGATCCTAAAGCCTCCAACATTACATCCAGCACAACTTTTTAAGATTTTTTAACATTTTAAAATGTAATTACTTACTTTTGCACAGCAAATTTAAGGCATGCGCTACCATCGCTTACTTCGTTTTTTTCTGATAGGACTCCTGTTTATCATTCAGCTGCTATTTCTTCTGGCTATATTCCGTGAAAACATGCAGTCTCCTTGGGTATCTGTTTTTATTATAGCCATCTCTATTCTTATTCTCGTATCCTACATCAGAGCTCCCATTCATCACGACAAGCATCTTTATGATCATATCCTGGTGTCAATAGGTGTACCTCTAGGCGCAATAAGCTGTTACTATCTGCATACTCACTTTCATCTGGGAACTGTGTTTTCGGCAGGTATTATAGGTACAGCAGGTTCTTTTGTCCCGCTTCTGAATAAACGGTCCGCTTATCTTCAGCAGCTGCCTGCCGCCATTTATTGCGGAGCTTTTGTGGGGATGTCCAGTGAAGGTATTGCCAATGGTTTTACTTTTATCCTTGCAGCGAGTATTTGTACTGCTGTATTACTGGTTGTTTCCAAAAGCTTGTTTTCGGGAATCGGAGGCAAACTGGGAACACTGGCCTTTTTAGGTGTGTCTATCACTTATCTGATTATCTTTCTTATTCGTTAGTTAATGGAAGTCTTTATTTTAATCTGTGTAGGTATTTTCGGAAGTCTCTTATCTTTCTATACCAGTGTTCATCTGAAGCAAGGGCCGATCCGTTCTTCCGCTTCACTAACTATGCTGGTTGCCGGATTTCTGTATTTTTTCCCTGAACTGCTGTCGCCTTATCTTACTAAAAATATACCTTACGTATTCATAGGCTCCTCTTTTATTGGCATGGTGTCTTCCGGTCAGTTGTCCAGCTATCTGGGACTAGGACTTGCCGGGCTGATTTTTACCTTTATTTTCCTGAATACAAGCCGATTTTTCGATGGCTTTGGTGGTGCACTGGGCACTTCGGCCTGTGTATCCTTACTGGCAGTAATGAGTATACCCTATCTCAAGACCAACCGAAAAGTAA
The Sphingobacterium spiritivorum genome window above contains:
- a CDS encoding Crp/Fnr family transcriptional regulator encodes the protein MENFGEKINENYSYTKGKIRRELERILNKHGVKSQISKQIFYDKCKIRRLDKGSHIFSEGQVNNSEYVLLSGILHRCNACEKENIVTTGFYNSKSLITPHFLRTRNNKSIFSLQAVTDVILAEISLKEYKRLHKLNKEFEVFERHFVQEEILQISHNKVFLRCYDTKERLLFFREQFPDLEDNIPHGLIASYLGITHVSLSRLRGEIAKSKINHE
- a CDS encoding DoxX family protein, producing the protein MNLVSKIEHWGDAHHPRWLDVLRIALGIVIFAKGVSFIMDTDSVSRLIQKTNFQLSIWSAVHYVAFAHLVGGLFIALGLSTRLAVAFQIPILLGAVFFVNITDGFSFLNSEFWFSLIVLVLLIVFFIIGSGPYSLDNAMNKPGYLRKI